A DNA window from Calliphora vicina chromosome 1, idCalVici1.1, whole genome shotgun sequence contains the following coding sequences:
- the Pmvk gene encoding phosphomevalonate kinase: MANNIKKVILVSGKRKCGKDYLSEKLQKRLGERSQIVRISEPIKSEWARKMNLDLKELLSDGPYKEKYRKDMITWSDEVRARDYGYFCKAAMEKAEAEIVIVSDVRRKNDIKYFRERYGKKILTIRLTCPEIIRAERGWIYTAGIDDIESECGLDDYEQWDLVIENNNQLDGNQVVDLIVNKFNF, from the exons ATGgccaacaatataaaaaaagttattttggtAAGTGGCAAGAGAAAATGCGGCAAAGACTATTTATCAGAGAAATTACAAAAACG ATTAGGTGAACGAAGTCAAATTGTACGAATTTCTGAACCAATTAAATCAGAATGGGCACGCAAAATGAATCTCGATTTGAAGGAACTGTTGAGTGATGGACCCTATAAGGAGAAATATCGCAAAGATATGATTACGTGGAGCGATGAGGTTAGAGCAAGAGACTATGGCTATTTTTGTAAGGCTGCAATGGAAAAGG CTGAAGCAGAGATCGTTATTGTTAGTGATGTAAGACGtaaaaatgatataaaatattttcgagAACGTtatggtaaaaaaattttaaccataCGTTTAACTTGTCCTGAAATTATACGTGCCGAGAGGGGTTGGATTTATACGGCCGGCATTGACGATATAGAATCCGAATGCGGCTTGGATGACTATGAACAGTGGGATTTAGTTATTGAGAACAATAATCAATTGGACGGAAATCAAGTTGTTGActtgattgtaaataaattcaatttttga
- the LOC135961756 gene encoding 18S rRNA aminocarboxypropyltransferase — protein sequence MSSRNRGKGKRGGGGGGGPYRNVKSNRNCERSFAQRECELASDSEDSSGSDSSSSTEIESHGKPPNFPIAMWDLNHCDPKKCSGRKLSRLGLIENLRLGQKFAGLVLTPVGVSCVSPVDKEIVANSGVAVVDCSWAKLNETPFSRMRSPHPRLLPFLVAANPINYGKPCKLSCVEAIAATLFICGFREEAKWYMGKFSWGHSFLELNETLLERYADCKSSEEILKVQNTYLEEEQGARNKPKDYSEFYPTSSSSEEEEENDEEETKDTTTDKTK from the coding sequence atgaGTTCCCGTAATCGTGGAAAAGGCAAACGTGGTGGAGGAGGAGGTGGTGGTCCTTATCGTAATGTAAAGTCGAATCGTAACTGCGAACGATCATTTGCACAAAGAGAATGTGAATTGGCTTCCGATTCTGAGGACAGTTCTGGCTCTGATAGCTCATCGTCCACCGAAATTGAAAGTCATGGCAAGCCACCAAATTTTCCCATTGCCATGTGGGACCTAAATCACTGTGATCCTAAAAAGTGTTCAGGACGCAAGTTATCAAGACTGGgacttatagaaaatttgcgtTTGGGTCAGAAATTTGCTGGTCTAGTATTAACGCCTGTCGGCGTTAGCTGTGTGAGTCCAGTGGATAAAGAAATTGTAGCCAACTCAGGTGTGGCCGTAGTGGATTGTTCTTGGgctaaattaaatgaaacacCCTTTTCGAGAATGCGTAGTCCTCATCCAAGGCTGTTACCTTTTTTGGTGGCTGCAAATCCTATCAACTATGGCAAGCCTTGTAAACTAAGTTGTGTGGAGGCAATTGCTGCTACCTTATTTATATGCGGTTTTCGTGAAGAAGCTAAATGGTATATGGGCAAATTTTCCTGGGGTCATTCATTTTTGGAACTCAATGAGACATTGTTGGAGAGGTATGCGGATTGTAAGTCTAGTGAGGAAATATTGAAAGTTCAAAATACCTATCTGGAAGAAGAACAAGGTGCCAGAAACAAACCTAAGGATTACAGTGAGTTTTATCCAACTAGCAGCAGTAGTGAGGAAGAGGAGGAAAATGATGAGGAAGAAACTAAGGATACTACTACGGATAAAACTAAATAG
- the MRG15 gene encoding mortality factor 4-like protein 1, with protein MQPKYKFAEGEKVLCFHGPLIYEAKALKSTTTKDKQLKYFVHYAGWNKNWDEWVPEHRVLKYNDTNLQRQKELQKEHDAKKEKNKKGTPKGKKGETMAVAPKESGAVSSGGSESRASTPSKELNTSTSANTSTGGTTATGGRGNRSKQNATPIAIETKKDTAVAKEDATKDDKDEPATKKKRGTSTSTNPDKTVATSTDAKSSTTSSSTTITTTTTSSTTTTSTAPADVTSTPTVTVGATNPASAASTPSSISRLDSCVESEETFLAKIEVKIKIPDELKQCLADDWDAITRQHKLLDIPAKITVQDIVDQYINLKKSAKSSNACKELAISDVLNGVIEYFNVMLGSQLLYKFERPQYAEILQQYPDTPLSKLYGSFHLLRLFVKLGSMLGYSALDEKSMQMLLAHLHDFLKFMVKNSATFFSMSSFVNVTPEYHRHTQ; from the exons ATGCAACCTAAATATAAATTCGCCGAAG GCGAAAAAGTATTATGTTTCCATGGGCCATTAATCTATGAAGCCAAAGCATTGAAAAGTACCACTACAAAAGATaaacaactaaaatattttgtccACTATGCCGGCTGGAATAAAAA ttGGGATGAATGGGTACCGGAACATCGTGTTTTAAAGTACAACGATACTAATTTGCAACGACAAAAGGAATTACAAAAGGAACATGATgccaaaaaagagaaaaataagaAAG GTACACCTAAGGGGAAAAAGGGTGAAACAATGGCAGTTGCTCCCAAAGAAAGTGGAGCGGTTAGTAGTGGTGGTAGTGAGTCAAGAGCTTCAACGCCTTCAAAAGAATTAAATACTTCAACAAGTGCTAACACAAGTACAGGCGGTACGACAGCTACAGGTGGTAGAGGAAATCGTTCTAAACAGAATGCCACGCCCATAGCcatagaaacaaaaaaagataCCGCCGTCGCAAAAGAGGATGCAACAAAAGACGATAAAGATGAACCGGCCACTAAAAAGAAAAGAGGTACTTCGACATCGACTAATCCCGACAAAACAGTAGCTACATCAACAGATGCAAAATCTTCTACCACAAGTAGCAGCACCACCATCACCACTACTACCACAAGTAGTACCACCACCACCTCCACCGCACCAGCTGATGTTACTTCAACACCCACAGTAACAGTAGGTGCGACAAATCCTGCTTCAGCTGCATCGACACCATCTTCTATCAGTCGCTTAGATTCTTGTGTGGAAAGCGAGGAAACCTTTTTGGCTAAAATAgaggtaaaaattaaaatacccGATGAACTGAAACAATGTTTAGCCGATGATTGGGATGCTATAACTCGTCAGCACAAACTTTTAGATATACCCGCTAAGATAACCGTACAAGATATAGTTGATCAGTATATAAACTTGAAAAAGTCGGCCAAATCTTCGAATGCATGCAAAGAGTTGGCTATATCAGATGTATTAAATGGCgttatagaatattttaatgTCATGTTGGGCTCACAACTTCTGTATAAGTTTGAACGTCCACAATATGCCGAGATTTTACAACAGTATCCAGATACTCCCTTGTCGAAACTGTATGGCTCTTTTCATTTGCTCCGTTTATTTGTTAAACTGGGTTCAATGTTGGGCTACTCAGCCTTAGACGAGAAATCCATGCAAATGCTGTTGGCGCATTtacatgattttcttaaatttatggTAAAAAATAGTGCTACATTCTTTAGCATGTCCAGTTTTGTTAATGTCACACCGGAATATCATCGTCATACTcaatga
- the LOC135948812 gene encoding cytochrome c oxidase assembly protein COX16 homolog, mitochondrial, with product MEKMSFLQKFNKLKRNKSFKYGIPFLILMVGGSFGLQEFTKIRYQFSKQQTVTPEELEEFGIAMKKREEVTIDKVYEKVKTLNLDDWENKRGPRPWEENFNTK from the exons atggaaaaaatgtcgtttttacaaaagtttaataaattaaaacgtAACAAATCCTTTAAATATGGAATACCCTTTTTAATTCTAATGGTTGGAGGTTCATTTGGTCTACAAGAATTCACAAAAATCAG ATATCAATTTTCTAAACAACAAACGGTAACACCTGAAGAATTGGAAGAATTTGGAATTGCGATGAAAAAACGCGAAGAGGTGACCATAGATAAGGTGTATGAAAAAGTTAAGACACTAAATTTGGATGATTGGGAAAATAAAAGAGGACCCAGACCATGGGAGGAAAATTTCAATACCAAGTAA